One window from the genome of Dyadobacter sp. CECT 9275 encodes:
- a CDS encoding peptidylprolyl isomerase yields the protein MALINKIREKSGIAVTVIAISLILFMVGGDLLGPNSLLGGSNNQVVGEIAGKDIDIKDFQSRVDAFRQNYEAQSGRSLSENELASLRDQAWNQFIVDIAYKKQFDKLGLSVTDQELFDMVQGNHISPSIQQAFSDPTTGRFDKNAVINYLKNLKTLPAEQMKSWANFEKSLREERTRAKYENMLRLSTYIPKAQSEKEYMAQNTKANVKYLYVPYFSIVDTTIKVTDSQLETYLSEHREEYKGTDTRSIEYVTFPVQPAKDDSSALYTEIKELARGLATAKNDSSFASMNTDIPLPINMSLANMSDQLKEAVKTFVPGGVYGPYREGNTYYIYKYGGTRTDTVSSARASHILIRAENQSDSAKAAAKVKAEGILAQIRAGANFEALAATSSADPGSAQRGGDLGYFQNNGAMVKPFEEAVFSATAPGLINRLIESQFGYHIIKVTATKSNTLYHIAAIGKTIEASQATRDEAYRKADEFVNSVKNKEEFDEAVKKNKALVLATANRIPETATNVNAIQNGREIVRWAFKDDSKINSVSPVFETEDQYVVAVLTGKSEADKVTIDDFRDELTTKVRNQIKSEQITAKLKGATGDLETIAKKYGAGALVESATDISLATGFLTSAGFDPIALGKAFGLKPGQKTDVFTGENGVFIMELINKTDAPKIADFTQYKTQLTQSLESRSSYLVNEAIRENAKIKDKRAKFF from the coding sequence ATGGCTTTAATTAACAAAATCAGAGAGAAGTCCGGAATTGCAGTAACAGTAATCGCGATTAGTTTAATCCTATTCATGGTTGGCGGTGACCTTTTGGGTCCCAATTCTTTGCTGGGCGGCAGCAATAATCAGGTAGTGGGGGAGATTGCCGGCAAAGACATTGACATCAAGGACTTTCAAAGTCGGGTGGATGCTTTCCGTCAGAATTATGAAGCACAGTCGGGACGTAGTCTCAGTGAAAATGAATTAGCCTCCCTGCGCGACCAGGCCTGGAATCAGTTCATTGTTGATATTGCCTATAAAAAACAATTTGATAAGCTAGGACTTAGTGTAACCGATCAGGAACTGTTTGACATGGTTCAGGGAAACCATATCAGCCCGTCTATTCAACAGGCATTTTCCGATCCTACCACAGGCCGTTTTGATAAAAACGCGGTTATCAACTATCTTAAAAATCTTAAGACGCTGCCTGCGGAGCAAATGAAATCGTGGGCAAATTTTGAGAAAAGCCTGAGAGAAGAACGTACCCGTGCCAAGTATGAAAATATGCTGCGCCTTTCCACATATATCCCTAAGGCGCAATCCGAAAAGGAATATATGGCTCAGAATACAAAAGCCAATGTAAAATATCTGTACGTTCCTTATTTTTCTATTGTAGATACAACGATTAAGGTAACCGATTCTCAGCTTGAAACATATCTGAGCGAGCATCGTGAGGAATATAAAGGAACCGACACGCGCTCTATTGAGTATGTGACTTTCCCGGTTCAGCCAGCGAAAGACGATAGCTCGGCCTTGTACACTGAAATCAAGGAGCTTGCACGTGGTTTGGCCACAGCCAAAAACGACTCGTCTTTTGCAAGTATGAATACAGACATTCCTCTTCCTATCAATATGTCGCTGGCTAATATGTCTGATCAGCTGAAGGAAGCAGTGAAAACATTCGTTCCAGGCGGAGTATATGGCCCTTACCGGGAAGGAAATACCTATTACATTTACAAATATGGGGGTACAAGAACTGACACGGTATCTTCTGCAAGAGCAAGCCACATTCTGATCCGTGCCGAAAACCAATCGGATTCAGCCAAGGCGGCTGCGAAGGTAAAAGCGGAAGGGATACTGGCGCAGATCCGCGCAGGTGCCAATTTTGAAGCGCTTGCTGCCACTTCAAGTGCTGATCCAGGGTCGGCGCAAAGAGGGGGTGACCTGGGTTATTTCCAGAATAACGGCGCAATGGTGAAGCCTTTTGAAGAAGCGGTATTTTCTGCAACGGCTCCTGGGCTGATTAACCGGCTTATTGAAAGCCAGTTTGGGTATCATATTATTAAGGTGACAGCCACCAAATCCAATACGCTTTATCACATTGCGGCCATCGGGAAAACCATTGAAGCAAGCCAGGCAACCCGCGATGAAGCTTACCGGAAGGCAGATGAATTTGTGAATTCTGTAAAAAATAAAGAGGAGTTTGATGAAGCCGTGAAGAAAAACAAGGCGCTGGTACTTGCTACTGCTAACCGGATTCCGGAGACGGCAACTAATGTAAATGCGATTCAGAATGGCCGTGAAATTGTACGCTGGGCCTTTAAGGATGATTCTAAAATAAACTCAGTATCTCCGGTATTTGAGACCGAAGATCAGTATGTGGTAGCGGTTCTGACAGGCAAATCCGAGGCCGATAAAGTTACCATTGACGACTTCCGGGACGAGCTTACGACGAAGGTGCGCAATCAGATTAAATCGGAACAGATTACGGCAAAACTGAAAGGTGCCACAGGCGACCTGGAAACGATTGCTAAAAAATATGGCGCCGGCGCTTTGGTTGAGTCCGCTACGGATATCTCTCTGGCAACGGGCTTTCTCACCAGTGCAGGATTTGATCCTATTGCTCTGGGTAAAGCTTTTGGTTTGAAACCTGGCCAGAAAACAGATGTTTTCACAGGCGAAAACGGCGTATTTATAATGGAGCTGATCAATAAAACAGATGCTCCGAAAATTGCAGACTTTACCCAGTACAAGACACAACTGACACAGTCGCTTGAAAGCAGGTCGTCGTATCTGGTAAATGAGGCGATCAGGGAGAATGCAAAAATTAAAGATAAAAGAGCGAAGTTCTTCTGA
- a CDS encoding GatB/YqeY domain-containing protein, which yields MSLKSQVEAGIKDAMRAKDQDTLRALRAIKSLILLEETKGGTTGELSADDELKLLTKAAKQRRESADIYKTQNRPDLLEKEEAELAVIEQFLPKQLTEEEVKTKLQEIITRLGASGPSDMGKVMGVATKELAGKTEGKLISTLVKSLLA from the coding sequence ATGTCACTAAAAAGCCAGGTAGAAGCAGGTATCAAAGATGCCATGCGTGCAAAAGATCAGGATACACTCAGAGCCCTGCGCGCCATTAAATCTTTAATATTACTGGAAGAAACAAAAGGTGGTACTACAGGGGAATTATCGGCTGACGACGAACTCAAATTACTTACCAAAGCCGCGAAACAAAGAAGAGAATCAGCAGATATATACAAGACTCAAAACCGCCCCGACCTGCTTGAAAAGGAGGAGGCTGAGCTTGCGGTAATAGAGCAATTCCTGCCTAAACAGCTAACCGAAGAAGAGGTAAAAACCAAATTACAGGAAATCATAACCCGCTTAGGCGCATCGGGTCCATCGGACATGGGCAAAGTAATGGGTGTTGCTACCAAAGAGCTGGCCGGAAAAACAGAAGGAAAACTGATTTCAACTTTGGTTAAGAGCTTGCTGGCATGA
- a CDS encoding MBL fold metallo-hydrolase, protein MKINIIDTGFFKLDGGAMFGVVPKTLWSKHNPADEKNLCSWAMRCLLIEDEGKLILVDTGLGNKQDEKFFGFYDLHGDATLLGSIEKAGYRPEEITDVVLTHLHFDHVGGAIKRENGQLVPTFKNALYWSNEAHWQWATHPNPREKASFLKENIQPIVESGQLRFIDKGISPFHSIDFLHVDGHTEQMMLPVISFQGRKIIYAADLIPSSYHIPLPWVMSYDVRPLLTMTEKEAVLRMALEENCILLFEHDPIFEAAVLEETEKGIRIRERGALDIFI, encoded by the coding sequence ATGAAGATAAACATAATTGATACCGGCTTTTTTAAGCTGGACGGGGGAGCCATGTTTGGGGTGGTACCGAAAACGCTCTGGAGTAAACATAATCCCGCCGACGAAAAAAATTTGTGCAGCTGGGCCATGCGCTGTTTGCTGATAGAAGATGAGGGCAAACTCATACTTGTGGATACCGGGCTAGGCAATAAACAGGATGAAAAGTTCTTTGGGTTCTACGACCTGCATGGTGATGCGACATTACTCGGCTCCATCGAAAAAGCAGGTTACCGCCCAGAAGAAATTACGGATGTAGTCCTCACCCATTTACATTTTGACCACGTTGGCGGGGCTATAAAAAGAGAGAACGGACAGCTGGTGCCTACTTTTAAAAATGCGCTCTATTGGTCCAACGAAGCACACTGGCAATGGGCAACCCATCCTAATCCACGAGAAAAGGCATCCTTTTTAAAGGAGAATATCCAGCCGATAGTGGAATCCGGTCAGTTACGTTTTATAGACAAGGGCATTTCTCCATTTCATTCAATTGATTTTTTACATGTTGACGGACACACGGAGCAAATGATGCTTCCGGTAATAAGTTTCCAGGGCAGGAAAATCATTTATGCGGCTGACCTTATTCCGTCTTCCTATCATATTCCCCTGCCCTGGGTCATGAGTTACGACGTGAGGCCGCTGCTGACCATGACCGAAAAAGAAGCGGTTCTCAGAATGGCACTGGAAGAAAATTGTATCCTGCTGTTTGAACACGACCCTATTTTTGAAGCTGCCGTGCTGGAAGAAACTGAAAAGGGTATCCGGATCCGCGAACGGGGGGCACTGGATATTTTCATCTGA
- a CDS encoding pyridoxine 5'-phosphate synthase: MTRLSVNINKIATLRNSRGGDNPNVLKVALDCERFGAQGITVHPRPDERHIRYQDVYDLKEVVTTEFNIEGNPSERKFIDLVLATKPDQVTLVPDALNAITSNAGWDTITNRDELTGLIREFKNAGIRVSVFVDADENMVEGAKICGADRVELYTEPYAAYYFENRQKAILPFVKAAEKAREVGLGLNAGHDLSLDNLHFMKQRIPWLDEVSIGHALISDALYLGLENTIQMYLRELEL; the protein is encoded by the coding sequence ATGACCCGTCTCAGCGTAAACATTAACAAAATTGCCACGCTCCGCAATTCGCGCGGAGGCGACAATCCTAATGTACTTAAAGTTGCGCTGGACTGTGAACGGTTTGGCGCGCAGGGGATCACGGTACATCCCCGGCCCGACGAACGACATATCCGATACCAGGATGTATACGACCTCAAGGAGGTAGTAACTACCGAATTCAACATCGAAGGAAACCCTTCTGAAAGAAAATTTATTGACCTCGTGCTGGCAACAAAGCCCGATCAGGTCACACTTGTACCCGACGCATTGAATGCCATTACTTCCAATGCAGGGTGGGATACCATTACAAACAGAGACGAACTCACCGGGCTCATCAGAGAATTTAAAAATGCCGGTATCCGTGTTTCCGTGTTTGTAGATGCGGACGAAAATATGGTAGAAGGAGCAAAAATCTGCGGAGCGGACCGGGTGGAACTTTACACCGAGCCTTATGCGGCCTATTACTTTGAGAACAGGCAAAAAGCAATTCTGCCGTTTGTGAAAGCGGCTGAGAAAGCACGGGAAGTTGGATTGGGTTTAAATGCCGGACATGACCTGAGCCTGGACAACCTGCATTTTATGAAGCAACGCATACCTTGGCTTGATGAAGTCTCAATCGGGCATGCCCTCATTTCTGATGCGCTGTATCTGGGTCTTGAAAATACCATTCAGATGTACCTGAGAGAACTGGAATTGTAG
- a CDS encoding patatin-like phospholipase family protein: protein MKTAFVLSGGGARGISHIGAIKALQEQGIQPDVISGTSAGAFVGALLAYGYTPDEILEMILKTRLSGYLKFTFGFSGLLKLDAAEVFLKKYIPENSFESLKIPLAVTATDIHAGEEICFRTGELAKPVLASCCLPGIFRPILFEGRELVDGAIFNNLPVAPIEQQADYIIGIHCNPIATAKTAQNAHNIVYRSFRLAMRGKAKASLDKCNLLIEAPELSRFNPFDFRKAQQIFDIGYNYTKNLLTAHRENLNSTGLSTTPL from the coding sequence ATGAAAACAGCTTTTGTTTTATCCGGCGGCGGAGCCAGAGGGATATCACACATCGGGGCCATCAAGGCATTACAGGAACAGGGCATACAGCCAGATGTCATCAGCGGAACCAGCGCCGGAGCGTTTGTAGGTGCATTGCTGGCATACGGATATACCCCTGATGAAATCCTTGAAATGATTCTAAAAACCAGGCTGAGCGGTTATCTTAAATTTACGTTCGGGTTCAGCGGGCTGCTGAAGCTGGATGCCGCAGAGGTGTTTCTCAAAAAATACATCCCCGAAAACTCATTCGAATCTTTAAAAATACCGCTTGCCGTTACCGCCACGGATATTCACGCAGGAGAGGAAATCTGCTTCCGTACGGGCGAGTTGGCAAAGCCTGTTCTTGCGTCTTGCTGCCTGCCGGGTATCTTCAGACCTATTCTTTTTGAGGGTCGTGAACTGGTGGACGGGGCCATTTTCAATAACCTCCCTGTGGCTCCCATTGAGCAGCAAGCGGATTACATCATCGGTATTCATTGTAATCCAATTGCCACGGCCAAAACCGCACAAAATGCTCATAACATTGTATACCGTAGCTTCCGGCTGGCCATGCGAGGAAAAGCCAAAGCCAGTCTTGACAAATGTAACCTTTTGATTGAAGCTCCTGAGCTGAGCCGGTTCAATCCCTTTGATTTCCGAAAAGCACAGCAGATTTTTGATATTGGATATAATTACACCAAAAATCTTCTAACGGCTCATCGCGAAAATCTGAATAGCACGGGGCTGAGTACTACTCCTTTATAA
- a CDS encoding acyltransferase family protein — protein MKNRLLSLDVLRGLTMILMTVVNNPGDWGHVYAPLLHAEWHGCTPTDLVFPTFLFIVGITTVLATPVKTLNKVALQKLITRGLRIFCLGLFLSFFSKIHFLDWEGIPLLSFRLVITLVVAYALFGNYNKTTQLYVAVAVFLIMMVLAFGGFKDFETVRIPGVLQRIAIVYLIITLIYLSTGLTVQLGIATVLLIVYWLLMTYIPVPGFGEANLEKGTNLAAWLDNRLLGGHLWVTSKTWDPEGILSTLPAIATGILGLWTGSILVSNRTIGQKFTFLFVMAVSGIAAGWLWGLSFPVNKALWTSSYVLYAAGWALLCFTLFYYIIDIRGWKRFTQPFVAFGVNPMIVFFLSGIIPRVWNVIKIQVTGTAGEMVGMKEYWYKYILSPRFSNPMNASLADALIYLLFWYVIVSILYRNRIIIKV, from the coding sequence ATGAAAAACAGACTTCTTTCACTTGATGTGCTCCGGGGGCTTACCATGATACTGATGACCGTCGTTAACAACCCCGGCGACTGGGGCCATGTTTATGCTCCGCTGCTTCATGCAGAGTGGCACGGCTGTACACCTACCGACCTTGTTTTTCCAACCTTCCTTTTCATAGTTGGAATCACCACGGTGCTGGCTACCCCGGTAAAAACTTTAAATAAAGTAGCCTTACAAAAGTTGATAACCAGAGGACTGCGTATTTTCTGTCTGGGTTTGTTTCTGAGTTTCTTTTCCAAAATTCACTTTTTGGATTGGGAGGGTATTCCTTTGTTAAGTTTTCGTTTGGTAATAACCCTGGTGGTTGCCTATGCGCTTTTTGGCAATTACAATAAAACCACGCAGTTATATGTAGCAGTTGCCGTGTTCCTCATCATGATGGTACTGGCATTTGGTGGATTCAAAGATTTTGAAACGGTACGCATTCCGGGTGTTCTTCAGCGGATAGCCATTGTATATCTTATCATCACTCTCATATACCTATCAACCGGCTTAACCGTACAATTAGGGATAGCGACTGTGCTGCTCATAGTCTATTGGCTGCTGATGACCTACATTCCGGTTCCGGGTTTTGGAGAAGCCAATCTGGAAAAGGGTACCAACCTGGCTGCATGGCTGGACAACCGGCTTTTGGGTGGCCATCTTTGGGTGACCTCCAAAACCTGGGACCCGGAAGGAATTCTGAGTACGCTTCCCGCTATTGCTACGGGCATACTCGGGTTATGGACAGGATCCATACTGGTATCCAACAGAACGATCGGACAAAAATTCACTTTCCTTTTTGTAATGGCTGTTTCGGGAATTGCTGCCGGATGGCTTTGGGGACTTTCCTTTCCGGTTAACAAAGCGCTCTGGACAAGTTCTTATGTTCTCTACGCGGCAGGATGGGCATTGTTGTGCTTTACCTTGTTTTACTATATCATCGACATCAGAGGCTGGAAGCGGTTCACCCAGCCCTTCGTCGCTTTTGGTGTAAACCCGATGATCGTTTTTTTCCTGTCTGGAATCATTCCCCGGGTTTGGAACGTTATCAAAATCCAGGTAACGGGTACGGCGGGAGAAATGGTAGGCATGAAGGAATATTGGTACAAGTACATCCTGTCTCCCCGGTTCAGCAATCCTATGAATGCCTCTCTTGCAGACGCGCTCATTTACCTGCTTTTCTGGTATGTAATCGTAAGTATATTATACCGGAACAGGATCATCATAAAAGTTTAA
- the rlmN gene encoding 23S rRNA (adenine(2503)-C(2))-methyltransferase RlmN gives MIGTQDKADIRKLNLDQLKSWMTEHGEKGFRAKQIHEWLWKKSAQSFAEMTNLSLATRKLIDDNFVINGLDVAKSQQSNDGTIKSAFRLFDGNLVEGVLIPATDRMTACVSSQVGCSLTCKFCATGYMDRKRNLDAAEIYDQVVAIARQAEGSFGSPLSNIVYMGMGEPLLNYVNVLKSIEHITSPEGLNMSPRRITVSTAGIAKMIKKLGDDEVRFRLALSLHAANDEKRNQIMPINESNSLENLAEALNYFYKKTGNRITFEYIVFNNFNDTLQDAKELWEFTKKVPARVNIIEYNPIAEADFKNTEADRLDRFAAFLEDRGVSVHVRRSRGKDIDAACGQLANKEAAV, from the coding sequence ATGATCGGGACACAGGATAAGGCAGATATCAGGAAACTGAATCTGGACCAGCTGAAGAGCTGGATGACAGAGCATGGCGAAAAAGGCTTCCGCGCAAAACAGATACACGAATGGCTGTGGAAAAAGTCAGCGCAGTCTTTTGCTGAAATGACCAACCTCTCATTGGCAACCAGAAAATTAATTGACGACAATTTTGTTATCAACGGCCTTGACGTGGCCAAATCGCAGCAAAGTAACGACGGTACGATCAAATCTGCCTTCCGGCTGTTTGACGGAAACCTTGTGGAAGGCGTTCTGATACCTGCCACCGACCGGATGACGGCCTGCGTCAGCAGCCAGGTGGGCTGCTCACTTACCTGCAAGTTCTGCGCCACCGGATACATGGATCGCAAAAGAAATCTGGACGCGGCTGAAATATACGACCAGGTGGTGGCCATCGCACGCCAGGCGGAAGGTAGCTTCGGCAGCCCGCTTAGCAACATTGTATATATGGGCATGGGCGAACCTTTGCTGAACTACGTTAACGTTCTGAAATCCATTGAACATATTACCTCTCCGGAAGGGCTTAACATGTCGCCCAGGCGAATCACCGTTTCTACGGCGGGTATTGCCAAAATGATAAAAAAACTGGGAGATGACGAAGTGCGGTTCCGCCTGGCTCTCTCACTGCATGCAGCCAACGATGAGAAAAGGAATCAGATCATGCCGATCAATGAATCCAATTCCCTGGAAAACCTGGCGGAGGCACTTAATTATTTTTACAAAAAGACAGGAAACCGTATTACTTTCGAGTATATTGTTTTCAACAACTTCAATGATACCCTGCAGGATGCTAAAGAGCTCTGGGAATTCACCAAAAAGGTACCAGCCCGGGTTAATATTATTGAATATAACCCGATAGCGGAAGCTGATTTTAAAAATACCGAAGCCGACAGATTGGACCGTTTTGCCGCTTTTCTGGAAGACAGAGGCGTTTCCGTACATGTGAGAAGAAGCCGTGGAAAGGACATTGACGCCGCTTGCGGGCAGCTGGCAAACAAAGAGGCCGCGGTTTAA
- a CDS encoding SCP2 sterol-binding domain-containing protein yields MSLQILTDRITSILGTDSGLDATIKFKTDEGYVFIDSKVVPHTISNLDEDAECTFDVSVKNALKLLEGDLNPMMALMTGKLKIEGDMGVAMTIAKRFGGK; encoded by the coding sequence ATGAGCCTGCAGATTCTTACAGACCGTATTACCAGTATTTTAGGAACAGACAGCGGCCTGGATGCAACGATTAAATTTAAAACCGATGAAGGCTATGTGTTTATAGATAGCAAAGTTGTGCCCCATACCATTTCGAACCTTGATGAGGACGCGGAATGTACCTTTGACGTGTCAGTCAAAAATGCTTTGAAGCTTCTGGAGGGCGATTTGAACCCCATGATGGCACTTATGACCGGAAAATTAAAAATTGAGGGGGATATGGGTGTAGCCATGACGATTGCCAAAAGATTTGGAGGAAAATAA
- a CDS encoding CvpA family protein: protein MKLLDVIILLPLLWGALHGYRKGLLIEIIGIAGMLVAMVLGFKFLGLGMDILTPYFSDSMAKRILPYIGFSVIFFPTIFLLNQFGYAIRRSLRFSILGTFDRFAGAMVGILTWVFGISVFFWLVDLIGVKIPEHRTSDTWLYPIVVPVAPNIITKGLQLMPKGTELIREWKKEYLDKEETPGTEKQED, encoded by the coding sequence ATGAAGTTACTGGATGTCATCATCCTTCTTCCCCTGCTCTGGGGCGCATTACATGGCTACCGCAAAGGACTTCTGATCGAGATTATCGGCATTGCGGGAATGCTGGTAGCCATGGTACTGGGGTTTAAATTTCTGGGGCTGGGGATGGATATTCTTACCCCATATTTCAGTGACAGCATGGCTAAGCGAATACTGCCCTATATCGGATTTTCAGTCATTTTCTTTCCAACGATATTTCTTTTGAACCAGTTTGGTTATGCCATCAGGCGGTCGCTCAGGTTTTCAATACTGGGTACTTTTGACCGCTTTGCCGGGGCCATGGTAGGTATACTCACCTGGGTTTTCGGGATCAGTGTTTTTTTCTGGTTAGTGGATCTCATCGGTGTGAAAATCCCGGAGCACCGCACCAGTGATACCTGGCTGTATCCGATCGTGGTGCCCGTGGCTCCAAATATTATTACCAAAGGATTACAACTCATGCCCAAAGGAACTGAACTGATCAGGGAATGGAAAAAGGAATATCTTGACAAGGAAGAAACACCAGGAACCGAGAAGCAAGAGGACTGA
- the xylA gene encoding xylose isomerase, with the protein MSILLGEQEYFKGIGKIAYEGPETDNPLAYRWYDENRVVGGKTMKDHLRFAVAYWHTFCGSGLDPFGGPTLFYPWDKKADAVERAKDKADAAFELITKLGLPYYCFHDVDVVDYTDDVKTNEGRLQALTAYLGQKQKESGVKLLWGTANLFGHHRYMNGASTNPDFNVVAHAGAQVKMALDATIALGGENYVFWGGREGYMTLLNTDMKREQEHFAQMLKISVAYARANGFTGKFFIEPKPCEPTKHQYDYDAATVIGFLRQHDLLGDFSLNLEVNHATLAGHTFEHELQVAADAGILGSIDANRGDYQNGWDTDQFPNDIAEWTKALLVILEAGGLKGGGINFDAKRRRNSTDVEDVFHAHIGGIDTVARALVVADKIIQNGEYTKIRKDRYASFDSGKGADFEGGKLSLEDLFALAAANGEPASISGRQEYLETLINRFI; encoded by the coding sequence ATGAGCATATTACTCGGAGAACAGGAGTATTTTAAAGGCATAGGTAAAATAGCCTATGAAGGCCCGGAAACAGACAATCCGCTTGCATACCGCTGGTATGACGAGAACCGTGTTGTGGGGGGCAAAACCATGAAAGACCATTTGCGTTTCGCGGTTGCTTACTGGCACACATTCTGTGGGTCGGGACTGGATCCTTTCGGAGGACCTACACTTTTTTATCCATGGGACAAAAAGGCTGATGCGGTTGAGCGGGCAAAGGATAAGGCGGATGCCGCCTTTGAGCTCATTACCAAACTGGGCCTTCCGTATTACTGTTTTCATGATGTGGACGTTGTTGATTACACCGATGACGTTAAAACAAACGAAGGCCGCCTTCAGGCTTTAACTGCTTATTTGGGTCAGAAACAAAAAGAATCCGGGGTGAAGCTTCTTTGGGGAACGGCTAATCTTTTTGGACATCACCGGTATATGAATGGGGCTTCAACCAATCCCGATTTTAATGTAGTAGCACATGCAGGCGCTCAGGTAAAAATGGCGCTGGATGCTACCATTGCGCTGGGAGGAGAAAATTATGTTTTCTGGGGAGGACGGGAAGGATATATGACACTCCTGAATACCGATATGAAACGCGAGCAGGAGCACTTTGCACAGATGCTGAAAATATCTGTTGCCTATGCCCGCGCAAATGGTTTTACAGGGAAGTTCTTTATTGAGCCGAAACCTTGCGAACCAACCAAGCATCAGTATGATTACGATGCAGCTACGGTGATAGGTTTCCTTCGCCAGCATGATCTGCTCGGAGATTTCTCCCTGAACCTGGAAGTAAACCACGCTACCTTGGCCGGTCACACGTTCGAGCATGAGTTACAGGTAGCGGCTGATGCGGGAATTCTGGGATCTATTGATGCCAACAGAGGCGATTATCAGAATGGCTGGGATACCGATCAGTTCCCGAATGACATAGCCGAGTGGACCAAAGCATTGTTGGTGATTCTGGAAGCAGGAGGTTTGAAAGGTGGTGGTATCAATTTTGATGCCAAAAGAAGAAGAAATTCAACCGATGTAGAGGATGTTTTCCATGCGCATATTGGTGGTATTGATACGGTAGCCAGGGCGCTTGTGGTTGCAGATAAGATTATCCAGAACGGAGAGTATACCAAAATTCGTAAGGACCGTTATGCTAGTTTTGACTCGGGTAAAGGAGCAGATTTTGAAGGCGGCAAACTGAGCCTTGAAGACTTGTTCGCTCTGGCGGCTGCCAATGGAGAACCCGCCTCGATTTCAGGCAGACAGGAATATCTTGAAACGCTTATCAACCGTTTTATCTGA